From the Helicobacter pylori genome, one window contains:
- a CDS encoding type II toxin-antitoxin system HicA family toxin encodes MPELPRLTAKEAEKLLLQNGFVFSRQKGSHRIYVKDKIRQVLPFHSGEILHPKIVKEIMENILK; translated from the coding sequence TTGCCTGAATTGCCACGACTCACAGCTAAAGAAGCAGAGAAGCTATTATTGCAGAATGGATTTGTTTTCTCTAGGCAAAAAGGCAGCCATAGAATTTATGTGAAAGATAAAATCAGGCAGGTTTTGCCTTTTCATTCTGGCGAAATCTTGCACCCTAAAATAGTGAAAGAAATCATGGAAAATATCCTTAAATGA
- a CDS encoding type II toxin-antitoxin system HicB family antitoxin encodes MLINAVIEKDENGYFAFVPFLKGCVSQGKSYEEALRNIKEAIELYLGDLEADELAFLSKKNSVIAPIEIAFA; translated from the coding sequence ATGCTTATAAACGCTGTCATAGAAAAAGATGAGAATGGGTATTTTGCTTTTGTCCCCTTTCTAAAAGGCTGTGTATCACAAGGGAAAAGTTATGAAGAAGCCCTAAGAAACATTAAAGAAGCCATAGAGCTTTATTTGGGAGATTTAGAAGCCGATGAGTTAGCTTTTCTTTCTAAGAAAAATTCTGTAATAGCACCCATTGAGATAGCTTTTGCCTGA